AGCTGGTGCAGGTGCGGTTGTTGGTGGAGTTGCTGGGGCACTTCTTGACAAAAAAAATCATTGGCGTGGTGGAGTTATTGGAGCTGCTTTAGGTGCTGTATTTGGTGCAACTATTGCTGATATTTCAACGCGCGCCTCAAGAGAAGCATACCAGAGTGGTAAGCCAGTTGAATACAGAACTGAAGACGGAAGAGGCTATTACAGAGCAGAGCCTGTAAGTGATTATTACTACAAAGATCCTTATACAAAATGCAGGAAAGTATCTGAAAAAGTGTGGGAAGATGGCAAAATTGTAAAGGACACTGTGAAAGAGATTTGTGAGTCTGAAAAACAGGAAAGAACCTATTAAAAATGAAGGAAAGACTTATCAGGCTAATTTATGAAAAGGCATTTAAATATTCTGAAACCCCTATTTTTCGCCTTACTTCTGGTGGTTTGAGTAATTATTACTTTAACTGTAAAAGAGTAACACTCTCTTCTGAGGGCATGTATCTTATCGGGAATATTATTTACGACATGGTTAAAGATTCCGGGGTGAAAGGTATTGGAGGACTCACTCTTGGAGCAGATCCAATTGCCTATGCAGTAGCTTATACCTCCTATCTGAAAGGCAATCCCATTGAAGCCTTTGTGGTAAGAAAGAAGGCTAAGGAACATGGCACAATGCAATGGATTGAAGGAAATATTAAAGCAGGAGACAGCGTCATTGTTGTTGACGATGTTATCACAACAGGAAGTTCAACAATTCAAGCTATAACAAGACTAAAAGAGGCAGGAGTTTTTGTGAAAAGAGTGGTTGTTCTTGTTGATAGACAGGAAGGTGGAAGAGAGAATATTTTAAAGTTTTTATCAGAGTGTGGTTTTCCTTCAGACTTGCAGGCTGTAGTTTTACGAGATGATGTTATGAAACTCTATAGAAGTGAAAAAACAGATTAAGTTTCAATGTATGATTCAATGCTCCTCTGCCTGTTGCGGAGGAGCAACAATTATTACATTAAAAGAGCTCGACAGATTTTATAAAATTTTTCCAATTACATTAGGATTTAGGAAACTGCATCCTTTTAATGACTTTCATAAAGCTTACATAGAAGACTTTGCGATCAAGTATAAAAGTTTTTACATAATCGGAGATTTTATTGCAGGA
The nucleotide sequence above comes from Thermodesulfovibrio aggregans. Encoded proteins:
- the pyrE gene encoding orotate phosphoribosyltransferase, with amino-acid sequence MKERLIRLIYEKAFKYSETPIFRLTSGGLSNYYFNCKRVTLSSEGMYLIGNIIYDMVKDSGVKGIGGLTLGADPIAYAVAYTSYLKGNPIEAFVVRKKAKEHGTMQWIEGNIKAGDSVIVVDDVITTGSSTIQAITRLKEAGVFVKRVVVLVDRQEGGRENILKFLSECGFPSDLQAVVLRDDVMKLYRSEKTD
- a CDS encoding glycine zipper 2TM domain-containing protein — protein: MRGLALMLAVLMIFTVACGQLQQSHYEGAGAGAVVGGVAGALLDKKNHWRGGVIGAALGAVFGATIADISTRASREAYQSGKPVEYRTEDGRGYYRAEPVSDYYYKDPYTKCRKVSEKVWEDGKIVKDTVKEICESEKQERTY